One Aegilops tauschii subsp. strangulata cultivar AL8/78 chromosome 7, Aet v6.0, whole genome shotgun sequence genomic window carries:
- the LOC109780513 gene encoding uncharacterized protein translates to MMYWNAKEMNNFVNYLLLFRDRLPLDECEISYSKPCDSEEYSEIFRFANMRIHYAVSLCQTKVLKVCIRNVQVWLMHGNSTLMSQFLRRVELTGVTMWKHSLDFSSCPTLEDLNLCSSRIYGPKISSQSVRCLSITQCQFNVDTGSRMRISAPCLVYLQLADVSGTAPLLERMPLLVTAFIRLGRGGFGTCTHEAYGDCDECFPYDGYYYGHDDYGASFANYHGSNDSVLLQGLSGATSLGLTTIDPNVFTFRKDLKQCPTFSMLKTLLLNEWCVAADFGALVKFLQCTPILEKLIIQLRLEKLPRVNSMIETYESYNPAVQLVLKHLKDVEIKCHKEDEVVRQIVKILSTFGVLSDQIDIQVIQQTYVSGSFDQFRAD, encoded by the exons ATGATGTACTGGAATGCCAAGGAGATGAATAACTTCGTGAACTACCTTCTGCTCTTCCGCGACCGCTTGCCCTTAGATGAATGTGAGATCAGCTACAGCAAACCCTGTGACAGTGAGGAATACAGTGAGATATTCCGGTTCGCTAATATGCGGATCCACTATGCCGTGTCACTCTGCCAAACTAAGGTGCTCAAAGTCTGCATCCGCAATGTGCAGGTCTGGCTGATGCATGGCAATTCCACTCTCATGTCACAGTTTCTCAGGAGGGTGGAGCTTACAGGTGTGACTATGTGGAAACATTCTCTAGACTTCTCAAGCTGCCCCACATTGGAGGATCTGAATCTGTGCTCTTCAAGAATTTATGGCCCCAAGATCTCATCCCAGTCAGTGAGATGTCTAAGTATCACTCAGTGTCAATTCAACGTGGATACTGGTTCCCGCATGCGTATTTCTGCCCCATGTCTCGTATACTTACAACTAGCTGATGTTTCTGGGACTGCTCCTCTGCTTGAGAGAATGCCGTTGTTGGTAACAGCATTTATCAGGCTTGGTCGCGGTGGTTTTGGTACCTGTACACATGAAGCTTACGGGGATTGTGATGAATGTTTTCCGTATGATGGTTATTATTATGGTCACGATGACTATGGTGCCTCCTTTGCTAACTATCATGGCAGCAATGACTCTGTGCTTCTACAAGGCTTGTCAGGCGCCACCAGTTTAGGGTTGACGACTATTGATCCTAATGTG TTCACTTTCAGAAAGGATTTGAAACAGTGCCCTACATTTAGTATGCTCAAGACATTATTACTCAATGAGTGGTGTGTAGCGGCTGACTTTGGTGCACTAGTTAAGTTTCTTCAGTGCACGCCAATTCTGGAGAAACTTATTATTCAACTTCGACTTGAAAAG CTACCGAGAGTGAATTCTATGATAGAAACATATGAAAGCTATAACCCAGCAGTACAGTTGGTATTGAAGCATCTCAAGGACGTTGAAATCAAATGTCATAAGGAAGATGAGGTGGTTCGCCAGATTGTGAAGATCCTGAGTACCTTTGGAGTACTTTCTGATCAAATTGACATCCAAGTTATCCAACAGACATATGTTTCTGGAA GTTTCGATCAGTTTCGAGCAGACTGA